In one window of Coralliovum pocilloporae DNA:
- the kdsA gene encoding 3-deoxy-8-phosphooctulonate synthase produces the protein MSDMLVPASSITLGSVTFSNKAPISVIAGPCAMESRDHAMEMASALKEMADDLGIGLVYKSSFDKANRSSVSSGRGIGLEKALSVFSEVKTTFGLPVLTDVHEPHQCAPVAEIVDVLQIPAFLCRQTDLLVAAAQSGAVVNVKKGQFLAPWDMAHAVNKVTASGNDRVMLTERGSSFGYNTLVSDMRGLPVMAETGAPVIFDATHSVQQPGGKGATSGGQREFVPVLARAAVAVGVAGLFIETHQDPNTAPSDGPNMVPLNEFKSLLKTLMAFDKIAKTGLE, from the coding sequence ATGTCTGATATGCTCGTACCTGCATCGTCCATCACTCTGGGATCGGTGACCTTCTCCAACAAGGCTCCCATTTCGGTCATCGCCGGGCCATGCGCCATGGAAAGCCGTGATCACGCCATGGAGATGGCCAGCGCGTTGAAAGAGATGGCCGATGATCTGGGTATTGGTCTTGTCTACAAATCGTCTTTTGACAAGGCTAACCGGTCGAGTGTGTCCTCCGGGCGTGGCATTGGTCTTGAAAAGGCGCTGTCTGTCTTTTCTGAAGTCAAGACGACATTTGGCCTGCCGGTGCTGACAGATGTGCATGAACCGCATCAATGTGCGCCGGTGGCAGAGATTGTCGATGTGCTTCAGATCCCGGCCTTTCTCTGTCGTCAGACGGACCTTCTGGTTGCGGCAGCCCAGTCCGGTGCTGTGGTCAATGTGAAGAAGGGACAGTTCCTGGCGCCATGGGATATGGCGCATGCGGTCAACAAGGTCACTGCATCGGGCAATGACAGAGTGATGCTGACAGAGCGCGGTAGCAGTTTTGGCTACAATACGCTGGTCTCTGACATGCGCGGCCTGCCGGTTATGGCAGAGACCGGTGCTCCGGTGATTTTTGATGCGACCCATTCTGTGCAGCAGCCAGGTGGTAAAGGTGCGACCAGCGGTGGCCAGCGTGAGTTCGTTCCGGTTCTAGCTCGAGCAGCGGTAGCTGTTGGTGTTGCAGGTCTTTTTATCGAGACCCATCAGGACCCGAATACAGCGCCATCTGACGGACCCAATATGGTGCCGCTGAATGAGTTCAAGAGCTTGCTCAAGACCCTTATGGCCTTTGATAAAATAGCAAAAACCGGACTGGAATAA
- a CDS encoding FtsB family cell division protein, protein MSTRQRKRRVVAKLYVPLLCVLCLSYFAFHALNGDYGVYAKKRMAVRIASLEAELAALQSEKLRIEHRVSLLKPESLDRDLIDELARRNLNYVHVNDIVVLPHE, encoded by the coding sequence ATGAGTACGCGGCAGAGAAAGCGCCGGGTTGTTGCGAAACTGTATGTTCCGCTTCTATGCGTACTCTGTCTTTCCTATTTTGCTTTTCATGCTCTCAATGGTGACTACGGTGTTTATGCGAAGAAGCGTATGGCCGTTAGGATTGCGTCTCTTGAGGCAGAACTTGCTGCTCTGCAGTCAGAGAAGCTGCGAATCGAACATCGCGTGTCTCTGCTCAAGCCGGAAAGCCTGGACCGGGATTTGATTGATGAGCTTGCCCGGCGTAATCTGAATTATGTGCACGTCAATGATATTGTTGTGCTGCCGCACGAATAA
- a CDS encoding VOC family protein, with protein sequence MLDVRGLDHVVLAVQDLDRAAERYEALGFSVTPRGEHPWGTANRLVQLDGFFFEILTADRPNLIADGAGKTFSFGGFNRDVLARYEGGSMLVVESRDAAKDRSDFETLALDVCEPFGFEREAVGPDGSVRKVAFDLTFVRDALSPDMMFFTCHNLYPENFWKSDYQTHANGACSVTGVVLTAAEPASHHEFLGGFSGQREMRATSLGLELETPRGQIAAVTPSAAQVLYGLQSHEQTGEGLFLQAIRVGVRDLAALCSIVEKSGIGFSEFRDTLVIQPADLFGTGLIFEQV encoded by the coding sequence ATGCTTGATGTGCGTGGTCTCGATCATGTGGTTCTCGCTGTTCAGGATCTCGACCGGGCTGCCGAGCGCTATGAGGCGCTTGGCTTTTCGGTAACGCCGCGCGGTGAGCATCCCTGGGGGACCGCCAACCGGCTTGTTCAGCTGGACGGATTTTTCTTTGAAATCCTGACGGCTGACCGGCCGAACCTTATTGCGGACGGTGCCGGGAAGACGTTCAGTTTTGGTGGGTTCAACCGCGATGTGCTGGCCCGGTATGAGGGCGGTTCCATGCTGGTTGTTGAAAGTCGTGACGCGGCGAAAGACCGCTCAGATTTCGAAACACTGGCACTGGATGTTTGTGAACCCTTTGGCTTTGAGCGCGAGGCCGTTGGTCCGGATGGATCTGTGCGCAAGGTTGCCTTTGATCTGACCTTTGTCAGGGACGCATTGTCGCCTGATATGATGTTCTTCACCTGCCATAATCTTTATCCGGAAAACTTCTGGAAGTCCGATTATCAGACGCATGCCAATGGTGCGTGTTCTGTCACGGGTGTTGTGCTGACGGCTGCGGAACCCGCCAGTCACCACGAGTTTCTGGGCGGCTTTTCCGGCCAGCGTGAAATGCGAGCCACCAGCCTCGGGCTTGAACTTGAGACCCCTCGGGGGCAGATTGCAGCGGTTACCCCAAGTGCAGCGCAGGTGTTGTATGGGCTTCAATCGCATGAGCAGACGGGTGAGGGGCTGTTTTTGCAGGCTATCCGGGTCGGTGTTCGCGATTTGGCCGCACTTTGCTCTATTGTAGAGAAGTCGGGAATCGGATTTTCCGAGTTCCGTGACACGCTTGTTATTCAACCTGCCGATCTGTTCGGTACAGGGCTGATTTTTGAACAGGTCTGA
- a CDS encoding pyruvate dehydrogenase complex E1 component subunit beta: MPIEILMPALSPTMEEGNLAKWLVKEGDEVSSGDVIAEIETDKATMEVEAVDEGTIGKILIDAGTEAVKVNTAIAILLEDGEDASAMDAAPAQPAAAPEAAAAPVEAPAAAPVPAAPVAAPVEADPEVPAGTEMVSTTVREALRDAMAEEMRRDGDVFVMGEEVAEYQGAYKITQGLLDEFGERRVIDTPITEHGFAGLGAGAAFTGLRPIVEFMTFNFAMQAIDHIINSAAKTLYMSGGQVGCPIVFRGANGAAARVAAQHSQDYSAWYSAVPGLTVIQPWSAADAKGLLKSAIRSPNPVVFLENEILYGQSFDVPALDDFTVPIGKAKVVRPGNDVTIVSFGIGMTYATQAAEELAGMGIEAEVIDLRTLRPLDMETVTRSVIKTGRCVTVEEGWPQCSISSEIGMRLMEEAFDYLDAPVVRVTGKDVPMPYAANLEKLALPNVGEVIDAVKAVTYA, encoded by the coding sequence ATGCCAATTGAAATTTTGATGCCAGCGCTCTCTCCGACCATGGAAGAGGGCAATCTCGCCAAGTGGCTCGTGAAAGAGGGGGATGAAGTCTCCTCAGGTGATGTGATCGCCGAGATCGAAACCGACAAGGCAACCATGGAAGTGGAAGCCGTTGATGAAGGCACCATCGGCAAGATCCTGATTGATGCGGGTACGGAAGCCGTAAAGGTGAACACCGCAATTGCTATCCTGCTTGAAGACGGTGAAGACGCTTCTGCGATGGATGCAGCTCCTGCTCAGCCTGCCGCTGCTCCTGAAGCGGCTGCGGCACCGGTCGAGGCTCCTGCTGCTGCTCCGGTCCCTGCGGCTCCTGTGGCCGCACCTGTGGAAGCAGACCCTGAAGTTCCGGCAGGCACGGAAATGGTGTCGACGACAGTGCGTGAAGCGCTGCGCGATGCCATGGCTGAAGAGATGCGCCGGGATGGCGATGTCTTCGTCATGGGTGAGGAAGTTGCTGAATATCAGGGTGCTTACAAGATCACCCAGGGCCTTCTGGACGAGTTTGGCGAGCGTCGGGTGATTGATACACCAATCACCGAGCATGGCTTTGCCGGTCTTGGTGCCGGTGCCGCATTTACCGGCCTGCGTCCGATTGTTGAGTTCATGACATTCAACTTCGCCATGCAGGCGATTGACCACATCATCAACTCCGCTGCCAAGACGCTTTATATGTCCGGCGGTCAGGTTGGCTGTCCGATTGTCTTCCGCGGTGCCAATGGTGCGGCTGCGCGTGTTGCGGCCCAGCACAGCCAGGACTATTCAGCCTGGTACAGCGCTGTTCCGGGTCTGACGGTTATTCAGCCCTGGTCTGCAGCAGATGCCAAAGGCCTGCTGAAGTCAGCGATCCGCAGCCCGAACCCGGTGGTCTTCCTTGAGAACGAAATTCTCTACGGTCAGAGCTTTGATGTTCCGGCTCTGGATGACTTCACGGTGCCGATTGGCAAGGCCAAGGTTGTTCGCCCGGGCAATGATGTGACCATTGTCTCATTCGGCATTGGCATGACCTATGCCACCCAGGCTGCAGAAGAACTGGCAGGTATGGGTATTGAGGCCGAGGTCATCGATCTTCGAACCCTGCGTCCGCTGGATATGGAGACAGTGACCCGCTCTGTTATCAAGACCGGTCGCTGCGTGACGGTGGAAGAGGGGTGGCCACAGTGCTCGATTTCCTCTGAAATCGGCATGCGCCTGATGGAAGAAGCATTTGACTATCTGGATGCGCCTGTTGTGCGCGTCACCGGCAAGGATGTGCCGATGCCTTATGCGGCCAATCTGGAAAAGCTGGCCCTGCCAAATGTGGGTGAGGTCATCGACGCTGTCAAAGCTGTGACATACGCCTGA
- a CDS encoding GFA family protein, whose protein sequence is MQGHCLCGAIRFEVDEPVEACVNCHCESCRRQCSAPMTTYIGVLDKNWRWISEPAKVYRSSPGVERRFCAECGTPISFRSLKMSDTMHFYVAAMERPERFEPSLHVSHEEKLPWLKLADGLPTCVGPDYTKAEIQDADNSADNQPD, encoded by the coding sequence ATGCAGGGTCACTGTTTGTGTGGAGCAATCCGATTTGAAGTGGATGAGCCGGTAGAGGCCTGCGTCAATTGCCATTGCGAGAGCTGCAGGCGCCAATGCTCAGCCCCAATGACCACATATATCGGCGTTCTGGACAAAAACTGGCGCTGGATTTCAGAACCGGCCAAGGTCTACAGATCGTCTCCTGGCGTCGAGAGGCGGTTCTGTGCCGAATGCGGCACCCCTATCTCGTTCAGATCGCTCAAGATGTCTGACACCATGCATTTCTATGTGGCTGCGATGGAGAGACCTGAACGATTCGAGCCAAGCCTGCATGTTTCACATGAGGAGAAATTGCCCTGGCTCAAGCTGGCAGATGGACTGCCAACCTGTGTCGGACCGGATTATACCAAAGCCGAGATTCAGGACGCTGATAACAGTGCCGACAATCAGCCGGATTGA
- the eno gene encoding phosphopyruvate hydratase, producing the protein MTAIVDITAREILDSRGNPTVEVDVILEDGSFGRAAVPSGASTGAHEAVELRDGGERYLGKGVLKAVDAVNDEIFSAISGMDAEDQIHIDEALIQLDGTDNKGRLGANAILGVSLAVAKAAAQASGLPLYRYVGGAYARTLPVPMMNIINGGEHADNPIDVQEFMIMPVGAESISEAVRMGSEIFHTLKKALNAAGHNTNVGDEGGFAPNIASTRAALDFIMESVSAAGYTPGDDVCLALDVASTEFFKDGQYNLSGEGKVLSSEEMADYLAALVDDYPIISIEDGMAEDDWDGWKALTEKVGDRCQLVGDDLFVTNSERLGQGIAQGVANSILVKVNQIGSLSETLDAVEMAHKASYTAVMSHRSGETEDSTIADLAVATNCGQIKTGSLARSDRLAKYNQLIRIEEELGPQAVYAGRSILKR; encoded by the coding sequence ATGACCGCCATTGTTGACATCACCGCCCGTGAAATTCTGGACAGTCGGGGTAATCCGACCGTTGAAGTTGATGTCATCCTGGAGGATGGGTCTTTTGGTCGTGCGGCTGTGCCGTCCGGCGCGTCTACCGGTGCTCATGAGGCGGTCGAGTTGCGTGATGGCGGCGAACGTTATCTGGGCAAGGGTGTTCTGAAGGCTGTTGATGCCGTGAATGATGAGATTTTCTCGGCAATCAGCGGCATGGATGCAGAAGACCAGATTCATATCGATGAAGCGCTCATCCAGCTCGATGGAACTGACAACAAAGGCCGTCTCGGTGCAAATGCCATCCTCGGTGTTTCTCTTGCAGTTGCCAAAGCGGCGGCCCAGGCATCCGGCCTGCCACTCTACCGTTATGTGGGTGGCGCCTATGCCCGGACGCTGCCGGTGCCGATGATGAACATCATCAATGGTGGTGAGCATGCGGACAACCCGATTGATGTTCAGGAATTCATGATCATGCCGGTCGGTGCTGAATCAATTTCCGAGGCTGTTCGTATGGGGTCGGAAATCTTTCACACGCTGAAGAAAGCGTTGAATGCGGCTGGCCATAACACCAATGTTGGTGATGAAGGCGGTTTTGCACCGAATATCGCTTCAACCCGCGCCGCACTTGATTTCATTATGGAATCTGTTTCCGCTGCCGGTTACACGCCGGGCGATGATGTCTGTCTTGCCCTTGATGTGGCATCGACGGAATTCTTCAAGGACGGTCAGTATAATCTGTCAGGCGAGGGTAAGGTTCTCTCATCTGAGGAAATGGCCGACTATCTTGCTGCACTGGTGGATGATTATCCGATCATCTCGATTGAAGATGGCATGGCGGAAGACGACTGGGATGGCTGGAAGGCCCTGACGGAAAAAGTCGGTGACCGTTGCCAGTTGGTCGGTGATGATCTGTTTGTCACCAATTCCGAGCGCCTGGGGCAGGGCATCGCCCAGGGTGTGGCCAACTCTATACTTGTGAAAGTGAACCAGATCGGATCACTCAGCGAGACACTTGATGCGGTTGAGATGGCGCATAAGGCCAGCTACACCGCTGTTATGTCTCACCGTTCCGGTGAAACGGAAGATTCCACAATTGCTGATCTGGCTGTTGCCACCAATTGCGGACAGATCAAGACAGGCTCTCTTGCACGGTCTGACCGGTTGGCCAAATACAATCAGCTCATTCGGATTGAAGAAGAGCTCGGCCCTCAGGCGGTCTATGCTGGGCGGAGCATTCTCAAGCGCTGA
- a CDS encoding pilus assembly protein, with amino-acid sequence MSFTLKSLFKRFRHDERGAVVIMFAPISLMLIISVGAAIDYTRLATTRNTIQDLADAMAIASTRGLLISESEARNEASRVFDSNQRYYSEDMNLRFNRTSDLEITNTIDTRAAGVTVHAEVKTVFSGLLSLQSVDFSVFSRSEVNEDNIEIVLVLDVSGSMSGTKIKNLRTAAADFMNIIFGEKSTADNIRITVIPYSGNVRFPAGYGSWLHPDHNPNASFNGCFQVMGSKLEKYNGQTNISRVSARQMTLYSGIGGMRRDYLDSGGSSSTRRHGARRTQADAQCLTRSQHAILAFSNSKSRLVNYVRNLQTEKRTATDIAMSWARRFTSQTWRGRFLESGQYPQNRNDAKKIIVLMTDGAIYHGSTRHDRGDHGYSTGKAGQFFDSVCSLTKTDGVEIFTIGYSVSNSTLLNQLKRCATTVTDHYFNPSIANLKKTFETIGKNITELRLTN; translated from the coding sequence ATGTCTTTCACGCTCAAAAGCCTATTCAAACGGTTTCGCCACGATGAGCGCGGCGCGGTCGTTATCATGTTCGCGCCGATATCATTGATGCTTATTATCAGTGTTGGTGCTGCTATTGATTATACCCGCCTTGCAACAACGCGAAACACCATTCAGGATCTGGCCGATGCCATGGCAATTGCTTCGACACGGGGGTTGCTGATCAGCGAGTCCGAAGCGCGGAACGAAGCCAGTCGGGTGTTCGATTCAAACCAGCGCTATTATTCAGAAGACATGAACCTGCGCTTCAACCGGACCAGTGATCTGGAGATTACTAATACAATCGATACCAGAGCTGCCGGTGTTACCGTTCATGCCGAGGTCAAGACTGTCTTCTCTGGCCTACTTTCCCTGCAGTCCGTAGATTTTTCTGTCTTTTCCCGCAGTGAAGTGAACGAAGACAATATTGAAATCGTTCTCGTACTCGACGTATCAGGTTCCATGTCGGGCACGAAAATTAAAAACTTGCGTACGGCTGCCGCCGATTTCATGAATATCATCTTCGGCGAAAAATCAACGGCGGATAATATTCGTATTACAGTCATTCCCTATTCGGGCAATGTTCGGTTTCCAGCGGGTTATGGTAGCTGGTTGCATCCTGATCACAATCCCAACGCATCCTTCAATGGGTGCTTCCAGGTCATGGGATCCAAGCTGGAAAAATATAATGGCCAAACGAATATAAGCAGGGTTTCCGCCCGGCAGATGACACTTTACAGCGGCATCGGCGGCATGCGTCGAGACTATCTCGATTCAGGTGGGTCAAGCAGTACCAGGCGTCATGGCGCAAGACGGACACAAGCAGATGCACAATGTCTGACACGCTCACAGCATGCAATTCTGGCCTTTTCCAACAGCAAATCACGCCTGGTGAACTATGTCCGCAACCTGCAGACAGAAAAGCGAACTGCAACAGACATTGCCATGTCATGGGCCCGGAGATTTACCAGTCAGACCTGGAGAGGCCGGTTTCTTGAAAGTGGTCAGTACCCGCAGAACCGCAATGATGCAAAAAAGATCATCGTCCTCATGACCGACGGCGCGATCTATCATGGCAGTACCAGACATGACAGAGGAGATCACGGCTATTCAACAGGAAAAGCCGGTCAGTTTTTCGACTCCGTCTGCAGTCTGACCAAAACTGATGGCGTGGAGATATTTACAATTGGATATTCAGTGAGTAACAGCACTCTTCTGAATCAGCTGAAGCGCTGCGCAACAACTGTAACGGATCACTATTTCAATCCATCAATCGCCAACTTGAAGAAGACGTTTGAAACGATTGGAAAGAACATCACAGAGCTTCGCCTGACGAACTAG
- the queF gene encoding preQ(1) synthase yields MDTKLLGQAAEVPQTPEEAILDRVPNPHTDTDYVTRFVCPEFTSICPVTGQPDFAHIVIDYIPDEWLVESKALKLFMQSFRNHGAFHEDCTVMIGKRLVETLSPRWLRIGGYWYPRGGIPIDVFWQTGQQPDGVWIPDQGVVPYRGRG; encoded by the coding sequence ATGGATACAAAACTTCTGGGACAAGCCGCCGAGGTTCCTCAAACGCCTGAAGAGGCCATTCTGGATCGCGTGCCCAATCCGCACACAGATACAGATTACGTGACCCGTTTCGTCTGCCCGGAATTCACTTCGATCTGCCCAGTGACGGGGCAGCCCGATTTCGCCCATATCGTCATTGATTACATCCCTGACGAATGGCTGGTTGAATCCAAAGCCCTGAAACTCTTCATGCAATCCTTCCGCAATCATGGTGCTTTTCATGAAGACTGCACGGTAATGATCGGCAAGCGTCTTGTGGAAACGCTGTCGCCGCGGTGGCTGCGGATCGGTGGATACTGGTATCCGCGTGGCGGCATCCCGATTGATGTCTTCTGGCAAACCGGTCAGCAGCCAGATGGCGTCTGGATTCCTGATCAGGGTGTCGTTCCCTATCGTGGCCGGGGATAA
- the pdhA gene encoding pyruvate dehydrogenase (acetyl-transferring) E1 component subunit alpha, translated as MAATQSRTPKRSTASKSRSSKTTSKTPEFNQEEDMRAYRDMLLIRRFEEKAGQLYGMGYIGGFCHLYIGQEAVVVGMQMASIEGDQVITGYRDHGHMLVCGMDPKGVMAELTGRAGGLSKGKGGSMHMFSVEKHFYGGHGIVGAQVSLGTGLGFANKYRGNNNVSLTYFGDGASNQGQVYESFNMAKLWHLPVIYVIENNKYGMGTSVERHSSTTDLSQRGASFGIPGEQVDGMDVRAVKDAADRAMAHCRAGDGPYILEMITYRYRGHSMSDPAKYRSKDEVQKMRNEHDPIEQVRQRMLDKKWVTEDDLKAIDKEVRQVVSEAAEFAQTDPEPDVSELWTDITR; from the coding sequence ATGGCTGCCACACAATCCCGAACACCCAAACGATCCACTGCTTCCAAGTCCCGCTCTTCCAAAACAACGTCCAAAACGCCTGAGTTCAATCAGGAAGAAGATATGCGCGCTTATCGCGACATGCTTCTGATCCGGCGTTTTGAGGAAAAGGCGGGGCAGTTGTATGGCATGGGTTACATCGGCGGCTTCTGCCACCTCTATATCGGTCAGGAAGCTGTTGTTGTCGGCATGCAGATGGCCTCCATTGAAGGGGACCAGGTTATTACCGGTTACCGTGACCATGGACATATGCTCGTCTGCGGTATGGACCCGAAAGGTGTGATGGCTGAGTTGACCGGGCGTGCCGGTGGCCTCTCAAAAGGCAAGGGCGGTTCGATGCACATGTTCAGCGTCGAAAAGCACTTCTACGGTGGCCACGGTATTGTGGGTGCCCAGGTGTCTCTTGGCACAGGCCTTGGCTTTGCCAACAAATATCGCGGCAATAACAATGTCAGCCTGACCTATTTCGGTGACGGTGCGTCCAACCAGGGACAGGTTTACGAGAGCTTCAATATGGCGAAGCTCTGGCACCTGCCGGTCATCTACGTCATTGAGAACAATAAATACGGCATGGGCACGTCAGTTGAGCGTCACTCCTCAACAACAGACCTTTCCCAGCGCGGTGCCTCCTTTGGAATCCCGGGTGAGCAGGTCGACGGGATGGATGTGCGCGCCGTCAAGGATGCAGCAGACCGGGCCATGGCACACTGCCGGGCCGGTGATGGTCCTTATATTCTTGAGATGATCACTTATCGCTATCGCGGTCACTCCATGTCCGACCCGGCGAAATACCGGTCCAAGGATGAAGTGCAGAAAATGCGCAACGAGCATGACCCGATTGAGCAGGTCCGTCAGCGCATGCTGGACAAGAAATGGGTGACGGAAGACGATCTGAAAGCCATCGACAAGGAAGTGCGCCAGGTCGTTTCTGAAGCCGCAGAATTTGCCCAGACAGATCCCGAGCCGGATGTATCCGAGCTCTGGACTGATATTACCCGCTGA
- a CDS encoding NAD(P)/FAD-dependent oxidoreductase — MMADYEFDSVVIGAGVVGLAVARALALSGHSVLVLEQHDMVGMETSSRNSEVIHAGIYYPAGSLKTELCQRGKHLLYDYCRNFHVPHQRIGKWIVATNPSEEDTLSGIVSDARNKGVEDLYFLSARERQEEQALFSVAAVCSPSTGIVDSHALMTSFVGEIEDAGGFIAFRSSVNGGDWQRGELSVSLEDGQDQYRLRTRLVVNAAGLFSARVSTMLGADPDQIEEFRFAKGCYCSYSGKTPFSRLIYPIPEPGGLGVHFTLDMAGSGRFGPDVDWLLPETEPDQLDYSVSSELAARFTGRVRSYFPDLEPDNLVPSYAGIRPKVMRGGDFVINVSDGVEGVRYVGLHGIESPGLTSCLAIAERVQALLDGTVVQSG; from the coding sequence ATGATGGCCGATTACGAGTTCGATTCTGTTGTGATTGGTGCTGGCGTTGTGGGGCTTGCGGTGGCGCGGGCTCTGGCGCTCTCGGGCCATTCTGTTCTTGTTCTGGAACAGCACGATATGGTCGGCATGGAGACGAGTTCCCGAAACTCTGAGGTCATTCATGCCGGGATCTATTATCCGGCAGGATCGCTCAAGACCGAACTTTGCCAGCGCGGCAAGCATTTGCTCTATGACTATTGCCGCAATTTCCATGTTCCTCATCAACGTATCGGCAAATGGATTGTTGCAACAAATCCGTCCGAAGAGGACACACTCTCCGGCATTGTGTCCGATGCGCGGAATAAAGGCGTTGAAGATCTCTACTTCCTTTCCGCCCGGGAGAGGCAAGAGGAGCAGGCCCTGTTCTCTGTAGCGGCTGTCTGTTCTCCGTCGACAGGTATTGTTGATTCCCATGCACTGATGACATCCTTTGTTGGCGAAATAGAGGATGCAGGCGGTTTCATAGCCTTCCGCTCCTCAGTTAATGGAGGGGACTGGCAGCGAGGGGAACTATCCGTCAGTCTTGAAGACGGCCAGGACCAATATCGGCTCCGGACACGGCTTGTCGTCAATGCAGCCGGTCTCTTTTCTGCCCGCGTCTCTACAATGCTGGGAGCCGATCCGGATCAGATTGAAGAGTTTCGGTTCGCCAAGGGGTGCTATTGTTCTTATTCCGGCAAAACGCCGTTCTCCCGTCTGATCTATCCAATTCCGGAACCGGGTGGCCTGGGGGTGCATTTTACCCTTGATATGGCTGGCAGTGGCAGGTTTGGCCCTGATGTGGACTGGCTCTTGCCCGAGACTGAACCGGATCAATTGGATTACTCCGTCTCCAGTGAACTTGCCGCACGGTTTACAGGGCGTGTTCGTTCATATTTCCCTGATCTTGAGCCGGACAATCTTGTCCCGTCTTACGCCGGTATACGGCCAAAGGTTATGCGTGGCGGAGATTTTGTCATCAATGTCTCGGATGGTGTGGAGGGCGTGCGCTATGTGGGGCTGCACGGTATAGAATCACCGGGCCTCACATCCTGTCTGGCAATCGCTGAGAGAGTTCAGGCCTTGTTGGATGGAACGGTGGTTCAATCCGGCTGA
- a CDS encoding DUF1835 domain-containing protein: protein MSVLIITNGDSAASLLEEAKLADTVLPWRDVLHEGPLPQDKQGPDFWAVRADYLASQFGGARDEILKDFEDRHAILENHEAFERIELWFEHDLYDQLQLIECLTVLADLNAINKTYLVQSPTFLSMKTAETIGDLLSLRVPVAPAALVSAQKAWLAVRSSNPQAIETMRADEITDLMFLRPALKRLLQEYPGPEGLSRTERQILYSIDRGISRTGMLFARALNMEEAAFMGDLSFYTILSSMQHCAFPLVQGLSEPFSSAVMDDGERRKAFITSNLELTQTGKDALNGKLDIIGLNGIDRWIGGHHLKGLPCWRWDDENERLVAPPLSH, encoded by the coding sequence ATGTCAGTCCTGATTATCACCAATGGCGACTCCGCTGCCAGCCTGCTGGAAGAGGCAAAGCTGGCCGACACTGTTCTTCCGTGGCGCGATGTCCTCCACGAAGGCCCGCTGCCGCAGGACAAGCAAGGACCGGATTTCTGGGCTGTCCGAGCGGATTACCTTGCCAGCCAGTTTGGCGGGGCACGGGATGAGATTCTGAAGGACTTCGAAGACCGTCATGCCATCCTCGAGAATCACGAGGCCTTTGAGCGCATTGAACTGTGGTTCGAGCACGACCTCTATGACCAGCTGCAGCTCATTGAGTGCCTGACAGTGCTTGCGGATCTCAACGCAATCAACAAGACTTACCTGGTCCAGTCCCCCACATTTCTCTCCATGAAGACCGCAGAGACAATCGGCGACCTCCTAAGCCTGCGGGTTCCGGTAGCCCCTGCGGCTCTGGTGTCGGCACAGAAGGCATGGCTTGCAGTACGTTCATCCAACCCGCAGGCCATCGAAACCATGCGCGCGGATGAGATCACAGATCTGATGTTCCTCCGGCCCGCGCTCAAGCGTCTGCTGCAGGAATATCCCGGCCCTGAAGGTCTCTCACGAACCGAGCGGCAAATCCTTTATTCCATTGATCGCGGGATAAGCCGCACCGGCATGCTGTTCGCCAGAGCGCTGAATATGGAAGAAGCGGCTTTTATGGGAGATCTATCCTTCTACACCATTCTGTCTTCCATGCAGCACTGTGCCTTCCCGCTTGTCCAGGGCCTCTCGGAACCCTTCTCAAGCGCTGTTATGGATGACGGTGAAAGGCGGAAGGCCTTCATTACCAGCAATCTCGAACTGACGCAGACAGGCAAAGATGCCCTCAATGGCAAGCTCGATATTATCGGTCTGAACGGTATAGACAGGTGGATTGGCGGCCATCATCTGAAAGGCCTGCCCTGCTGGCGCTGGGATGATGAGAACGAACGTCTGGTCGCACCACCGCTCAGTCATTGA